The region CCCCACTGAAGGCTGGCACCAGGAACTAGACTGTGTTCCCAGAGGAACAGCTAAAGGATCTGGGGGCAGGGAGTGGTTCAGCCTGGGAAAATGGGTCTGGCACAAGGAAACAACACCCAGTGTCCTGTGTGGCTGGGGGTAACCTCTGGATAAACAGGGGTTTATCAACCAAAGAAAGTACAGTCTGGCTAAGGGCTATCCAAAGACAGAAGTTAGTCCTTGGTGGCAGGCAGTAAGCATGTGCCCAGAGAGGCACACATCACAGGGTGGAGAGACCTCAGCAGGGATGCCACAGGGGAGAGTCACAGTTGGATGGGTGGCCAGTCCCTCCCAGACCTCACAGACTAAAGTTCTTAGGCCTGTctccctggggtctctgctcACCCACATCGAGAATGTTGGGAGCCACGCTCAACCCTCCCAAGCTTCTGTTTAAGTGAAGCAAGTGCCCTGCAGAGATGGGTACGGAGAACTCCTGCAGGGCCCTGGCACAGGGGCTGCTGCCCAACACCATTCCCCTTCCTGGCAGCTCCCCACTAACCTTTGCTGTGAGGGAAGAAGCACTGAGAACCCATAGTGTggtcctttttattttcagtccTTCCTGTTTCACCCCAcagaagaaacaggctcaggagctgagcagaggggctgcctgggGGAAAACACTGGGAGCAGCAAATTGGCCTAGGGGCTGGTCCTGGTCCTCAGGGGTACCTGCTGCCATGGCTGAAAAAGTAGGGGTGGAAGAGAACCCCCATCTGCCTGTCTGGTTGGGGAGCTGGACACAAAGCAGAGGCCCTGGTTGGGAGGTGTGAGGGCCAACCATGTAGCTAGGTCCAAGGAGAAGAGAGGCAATAAAGCCTGGTGAGGCCCTGGGGACCAAACCTGGTCTGCTCCAGGACGCTGCCCTGCAGGCCTCCTCTAGGTTCCCAAAACATGACCTACAATATCACCGCGGCTGCAGGAACAGGAGGTGGGCGTCCATGACATTGGTGCCAGTGAGCCCTGTGTGCAGCAGGTGTGCCCCACCCTGGAAGCGACAGAAGAAGGTATGTGAGTCATTGTGGGCTAGGAAGGCGGCCACGTCCAGACCCTGGGCGGCGGCCTGGCTGgtaagctcaggcctgacccagGCCCCGGCTGCCTCTGTGGGCCCATCCTGCCCATCAGTGCCACCGCTCAAAAACAGCACGTCAATAGGCCCCAACGGCCACCGTCCCAGCTCTGCTGCAACACGCAGGGCCAGTTCCTGGTTCCGGCCACCCTTGCCTGAGCCCTGCAACTGCACTGTGGGCTCACCACCAGCCAGCAAGCAGACCGGGCCCCGAGTGCCCACCACGGCCTCCAGAGCCTCCTTCAGCTGCAGGTCTGGGAGCTGGAGCTCAGCCGCCAGTTCAAAGAGTTGTTCATCCTCCTCCACAGAGGATCCAGCCCCAGGCATGGTGAGGCGGGCTGCAGCCACTCGGGCCAGCAGTGCATAGAACTGGGCTACACTTTTCACATCTCCCTGTATGGCTGTGCTCAGCACCACAGCCCTGTATCCCAGCGCCTCGGCCTGCTTCTGAGCCACAGCCAGTGCCAGTGCATTGGAGCCAATGATCACATTGAGGAcgtgaccacaggtgtgtggccCATGGGGGTCAGAGTCAGCCCGAGCCAGCACAGTCTTCACAGAACGTGGCAGGGCAGCACGAAGGCCATAGCGATTGAGGATGTGCAGGCAATCTTGCACACTGTGGATGCTGGCCACAGTGGGGCCGCTGGCAATCACCTCCACAGGGTCCCCCACCACGTCTGACAGAATCAGGCTCACCACCTGGGGAGGGGTCGCAGAGGCAAGGCTCAGTCCCACATGGTCCTTGCCCCAGGGCCCATGAGGACAAACTGCCTCCACCTATCCACACGTCCTCACACCACCCAGTGCACTTCCTCACCCACTTCTAACCCCTCTCAAGTGGGTGTCAAAACACCTAGCCCTGTGGACTCCTGTACCAGGCCTCTGCCCTTCATCTCCCTGGCACACATGGGCCTGGCTCCACCAGCCCAGGGCTGCCTGGGGAAGAAGAGACCCACACACCTGGGCAGGGTAGGCGGCCTGAGCCAGCCCCCCACCCTTGAGCTGGGACAGGGCCTTCCGGATGGTGTTCAGCTCCTGGATGGTGGCTCCGCGGGCTGCCAGCAGCTTGGTGAGTGTCTGCTTCTCCTCCAGTGTGACAGGTGGGATGGGGGCGGGCAGCAGGGCCGAGCCCCCACCTGCAGAAACAATGAAGACGCTGGGCAGAGAGGATGGATGACAAAGGGACTTCCCTACCGGGGGAGCAGGCAGTCAGTGCTCATGTTAGGCTAGAAAAGGGGAGGCTAGAAAGAGGGGTTAGGGTGCCCCCGTGTGGACATATAGTGAATGTGTGCACAGTCACCACACCCAGGTTGAACCCTCCTTTGGGGTAGCCCAGGTCCCAGCAAACACTGGAAGAACTATTCCTTAACACCTTGGAAAAGGAAGCAGATCTAGAGCAGAGCCTCCACGAGGGTGGAGACTCTGAGAGAGCTGGAAACCAGGGTTCTAGCCCCAGGTGACAGTGGTACAGACAGCAGCAACAGAGACATTTTCCTTCCAAGGCCTGAGTGAGGTGCTCCCTGGCTGCCCTCTCACGGTTATCCAACAAGGTCAGTCAAGGGGAGGACCCCACAGCTCACAGGAGGCCACCAAGGAGTCAGCCATCCAGGCTCTTTACTGCTCCCCTGTCCTGTGACCTTGAGAGCTCAGACCAACAGCTTCTTGCAGGCCTGATATTTGgaaacccccaccccccatcaacACACTGTCCTGAGCCAGTCTGGCACCCACACCTGAGATGAGCACGAGCAGCAGGTCATCAGCTGTGAGGCCTTCAGCCAGCTGCCGGATGGCCAGAGCAGCCCGCAGGGCATCTCGGTCCGGCAGGTTGTTCGCCGCGCCCTCGAATACCAGGACACGGCTGTGTGGCTTCAACAGCATCTCCctcaggagagagagaatggagagcAAGATATGGGGTGGGCTCCTCTTCCCACCTGATTTCCCAGATGTACAGGTGAAGGGGACATTAAAAAGGACACCCACTGACACCCACCCTGGAGCCAGGCCAGtcccagaagaaaatggaagctgGTGAAGGAAGGAAGCCCCGATCCAGCCTGCGTCTGGGCCCAGGTTCCCCTCCACATAGGAGCAGCCCCCTAAGGCTCCTTACTGCTTGCCAGCACTCTCCATGGCAGCACGGATCCCCTTGGGAACGCTGATCACGCCCTGCACAAGATGCTGGCCCAGTAGCTCCTCAGCTGCAGTTGCCATGCCCAGGACAGCCTTGCCAAAGCCCACCAGGTAGAGGTTTTGCTGCAGCTGAAAGCTCCGGTCCCGCACCTTCAGCTGCCCGCTGTCAGGGTCCAAAGACAGTGCCCGCTGCAGCATGGGGCCCGGCAGCACGGCACCTACAGTGCTCTCAAACAGCTGCCGTGCCTGCTCTGCCAGGGCCATGCTACTGGCCAGCCGGGCCAATGGGCCCCCCCAGAGGAGTGGGCTCAAGGGGGCTCGGGCCAAGTGACGCAGGACCTGCAGGGCTGCAGCCATGCCCCACTGCTCTCAGCACCAACTGGCATCCATGGCTGCCTAGGGGGAAGAAAGCACTAGTTAAACCGTTGCAAGGCCAGAGACAGGAGGCTCCCCACAGCCACGGCTCTGAGGGCTCAGGGCCAGTGGACCCCACAGCTGCTGCTGCAAGAATGGGCCATCTGCCAGTCCAAGGAGATTTCCTAAGGCCCACAGCTGCCTGATCTCACTCCAGTCTTCTGAGCCCAGGTCTGCCACCCAACCATGTCCTCCTCTTCCACAGGCTACACGCCAGCCCTCTGGACACTCTGCCCAGAGTCCAGAGGTCCTGTTAGCTGAGCCCTCCTCCTAGATCACCCCGTTCAGCTGAGAGTTAATcattcacagaagaagaaattacTACCAGTGggctcccatcccaccccttttCCACCCCCAGCACTTCTGAGCCTTGCCCGGGGCAACGCCCCTTTCTGGcactccttccttgcctctttacCACTTCTGTTGCTACAAAGCTTCTGGCTGTCCTACCAACTGACCTTGAGCCCAGTGACCTCcagcctgctctctctctctttttaaaattaattaattaatttaatttttggctgtgttgggtctttgttgctgcgcatggtctttgttgcagcgagcgggggctactctttgttgcagtgcgcgggcttctcactgcagtggcttcccttgttgcggagcatggtctctacgcacgcgggcttcagtagttgtggatctcgggctctagagcgcacagcCTGCTCTATTTCATTAGCTCATGAGTCTGGGCTGAGGAGCCTGGAAAGGCTAGGTCTGTGTACGGAGGCTGTAGGTTTGCTGGGACACCGACAGGCAGGTCCAGGCACTTCCTCGGGGCACACAGCCCAAAGAATCCCAGCACTCAGGGTCAGTCCAGCAACAGGTTCAGGTTCAAATCAGAAGTGGCAGCAAAGCCTGGCTCATAGTAGAACCTTGAAAAAGTCCTTAGACGCCACATGACCCCACGTACCATTGGGCCCAATCTGCAAGACAGAAAAGGACGCCCTTCCACCTACATGGTCAGACCCACCCATGCCAAGAACATGCCTTTGGCTCTGACATAACAAGTCTTGGGTCACACCACCCACAGGGGTGAGAGCAGCATGGCTGGAGTAGGCAAAGGGCAGGCTTCCCCAGCTGAGGCCAAATAGTCATTTTCCCCACTGGGCACAGTAAAGGCTAAAAAAGCTTTAAGGTGAAGGTCAAGAGGCTGTAGCGGAGTTTAGGGACAATAAAGCCCCAAAGAGCTCATCTGTAAATGCCCACCATAAATGCTGCCAGCTGACTGCAGCAGCAAGTGTGGACAGAGCAGGGGAAGTAGGCTGGGAATCAGGCTCCAGCTCTATCACAGGGACAGCTCCATTTCTCTCACTGGGTCTCATGAGCAAAATGAGAGGTGAGATGAGACTAATGCTCTCCCCTTGACATCCCTGGGCTCTCTGAAGCTGCCCACTGTTAACACTGAAAATCTGGACTCCAGACATCACTTCATCCCACACTCAAAAAACCTGGCAACTTCTAGCCTCTGGCCACTTAGCCTACATGGAGCTCAGCTTTCCCACAAGAGAAGACAAACCGCGCCTGACTCCAGCTGTGAAAGGGAACACAGGGGGCGCTGCCATAGGGACTCCAAATGGGCCCAGCTGTTGCCGGGGGCTTGTGAGGCTGGCCCATTAGGATTGGCGCTAAAAGCGGCTTAGGTAGCGATAAATGATTTTGACAGTCAGGCATAGAGGATACCAGCTTTGCCACTGGATAtcagagcccagggcagggggcgCCCAAGAGTAAGGTAGCCAGATAAAATACCGGAcgtccagttaaatttgaatttcagataaattaggaattttttaaatgtaaatacgTTCCgtacaatatttgggacatacctatataaaaaattatttgttgtctatctaaaaattcaagtttaactggacgcccttaatttttttttttgcgaaaTCCAGCAAGTCTACTTTTGACACCGCCTCTCCTAAACTCCCCAGCCCTCCAGCAAGAAACCCGGAAATACCGAGCGGACCCTCCTTGACTCCTCCCAGCCACAAAGCGAGGCTGGAGCCCTTTCCGGCCTTCGCCTGCTCGCCCAGCCCCGGAAGTGGCGTCACCCTCAAGCCGGAACCTCTGGCTTTCGTGAGGTAAATGGCGGCCGCGTAACGTAATGTCCGAGAAATAAGGGCCCGCTGACGCCTGGGCCCGCTGTTGCCGGGCCCAGTGGTTCTGAGGGCCCTCCCTCGCTGCGCGGACTTACCGCAACACCGTTCAGGGCCGCGTCTTCCAGCCCCGGGAACCGGAAGTGCCTCGGGGGGGCGGAGCGGAATCCGGAAGTATGGGGTGGGTGGGGCGCCTGTGGCGGGAGGCCGGTGGGAGCGGGGGCCGGTGGCAGCGGGAGCGAGCATGGCGACTAGGGAATTGACTCTGCCCTGACCGCCAAGAGGCCTGGTTGGAGTCACCTTCAGGACTCGGTGTCTTCATCTCTACAATGGGTTAATAATCGCCGATTTCTATAATCCGTCTCCACCTTTATTCTGTAGAATTCAACCAGTCGCAGATACATTCCGACCTCCtgttaggtgccaggcactgggctaagcaaACAGGCTGAGAATCACTACTTACCCACAACACACCCCTCCTGGGGCCAGATGAAGTCATCCCCGTCCCTCCTCACCGCTATAATTACACAATTCATTCGTGTTCCCCGCCTTCTCTCTTGAGCGACCAAATCACAGCTCTGACTCAGCAAGAGAGTTCTAGTCCGTGATTCTCGAACACACAAGGTGCGTGTAAACACAAAGGACTGTGGGCCTCCCACACTGTCCCTGCTCTCACGCTGGGCCCGGCTTATTACCTTCCCACATTCAAAAGACAAGTCCTGACcagacacaaagacacagaagAGTACATTGTTTTTACTGATGTCTTCTTGGGAAGATCACAAATAACACAACAGATCTCCTAAAAGTCTTAAAACATATTTCTCCCCACCTGCTCTTTTTAGCTGCCAcatctcccctttcctctccaaACCATGCTCTGCTCTTGTCAAGaactcctcctccccccttcctAGCTGTCTCCCCGGATTTTTCTTTCCTGGTAATAGAGGACCTTTCATTCCctatcaacttcttccaaatgcTTCCCCACCTCATCATCAAAACAAAGGCAACTTCAGGAGGATCTGCCCTCTTTAGGCGTGGGGAGATTGTAAATACTTAAAATTGCAGTTTTTTCTTGCTTATAGTAAGCTGTCTTCATCCATCCatgcatttattaatttctcCAACATTCAGCAGACATTTCCTGAGTGCCTTCTAGGTGGGCCAAATGCTCTAGCTGCTGGGATGAGTACGcagtggtactttttttttttttttttggtatgcgggcctccctctgttgtggcctctcccgtggcggagcacaggctccggacgcgcaggcccagcggccgtggctcacgggcccagccgctccgcggcatgtgggatcctcccagaccggggcgcgaacccggttcccctgcatcggcaggcggacgcgcaaccactgcgccaccagagaagcccagcagTGGTACTTTTAGTTGGGAAACTTACTCTGCTTTTGTAATTACATTCCCACGCTTGCGGGGCTGGGGAGTGTAAATTTGAGCACCTCTCATTATTTAGTCCCAGGGACTCATAAATAGACACCATTTACTGGGCCAGTGCTGTTCTGTCAGATTGTTAACAGGAGAAtaattatatccattttttttaatcccacccCACAGCTACTCACAATATGCATTTAACAACAAGGTTTAGATGCCCACTGGACTGTGAGCTCCTGGAAGGTGGTAATTTGGTctaattaatatttgtatttccaCTGCCTTGCATAGGACCAGGCACAAATACAagctggaattttcttttttttttttttaatgaattaacggtgggaattccctggcagcctagtggttaggactgggcgctttcactgctggggcccaggtttgatccctggttggggaactgggatcctgcaagccaagtggcttggccaaaaaaaaaaaaaaaaaaaaatttttttttcaagaaaacagTGAAATGCTCAGCTACAAAGTGCTGCAGACCCTAGGTGGAAAGGATTGCACAAAAGGGAGAGAGATGCTGGTGCGTGGGAGTAGAAGACTTCGTGAGGCAGTGGGATTTGGGTCTAAGAAAACAATTAGGCACATTAGAATGCTTAAACATACTTTGGTAGTAGGCAT is a window of Physeter macrocephalus isolate SW-GA chromosome 18, ASM283717v5, whole genome shotgun sequence DNA encoding:
- the GLYCTK gene encoding glycerate kinase isoform X1, which gives rise to MAAALQVLRHLARAPLSPLLWGGPLARLASSMALAEQARQLFESTVGAVLPGPMLQRALSLDPDSGQLKVRDRSFQLQQNLYLVGFGKAVLGMATAAEELLGQHLVQGVISVPKGIRAAMESAGKQEMLLKPHSRVLVFEGAANNLPDRDALRAALAIRQLAEGLTADDLLLVLISGGGSALLPAPIPPVTLEEKQTLTKLLAARGATIQELNTIRKALSQLKGGGLAQAAYPAQVVSLILSDVVGDPVEVIASGPTVASIHSVQDCLHILNRYGLRAALPRSVKTVLARADSDPHGPHTCGHVLNVIIGSNALALAVAQKQAEALGYRAVVLSTAIQGDVKSVAQFYALLARVAAARLTMPGAGSSVEEDEQLFELAAELQLPDLQLKEALEAVVGTRGPVCLLAGGEPTVQLQGSGKGGRNQELALRVAAELGRWPLGPIDVLFLSGGTDGQDGPTEAAGAWVRPELTSQAAAQGLDVAAFLAHNDSHTFFCRFQGGAHLLHTGLTGTNVMDAHLLFLQPR
- the GLYCTK gene encoding glycerate kinase isoform X2; the encoded protein is MAAALQVLRHLARAPLSPLLWGGPLARLASSMALAEQARQLFESTVGAVLPGPMLQRALSLDPDSGQLKVRDRSFQLQQNLYLVGFGKAVLGMATAAEELLGQHLVQGVISVPKGIRAAMESAGKQEMLLKPHSRVLVFEGAANNLPDRDALRAALAIRQLAEGLTADDLLLVLISGGEPDSVRRGGGPCGGDCQRPHCGQHPQCARLPAHPQSLWPSCCPATFCEDCAGSG